The segment CGGACCCGACCGCTCATAGGCGCCTCCTTCCGGGAAATTTCCCCGATCATATCGCACTCGCTCGTCGTGGCTCCGCCGCGGAGGTGACGGGGACGGTCCTATGAATAATATGTTATTGCGATGATCGATGACGCGACAGCCGCGAAGCGAGGTCTAGGGCGGGGCGCTGGGCACCCACGCGAATAACCTATGAAATACAGGACCGTCCCCACGACTGCCCACGCAATCTAGCCTATTTTTCCGGATACCTGATGTCATATCTCGATGCCCTGCGAATGCCCTCGAGCCAGGTCTCCTGCCCCACACGAGGCGGGGAAGTTCTAATGCCCTGAGCTGCTCTTTCGGCCTGTGCCTTCTTGTCAAGTGTTGCCTGTCGCTCGTAAATCCGGTGAATCTGCTCGCAGCCCGAGTTGACCCAACCAGTGAAAGGATTTCGCTCGCACACACGATTGATCTCCCCGGCTGCTCCAAGAAGCACGTCCCGGAAGTCCTTCTCGGTCTCCATCTTCTGCCGAAACTCCTCATCCGGCATCGCGGCTAGGCGCTCGGCTGAGCGCCGGAAGCAGTCCTCGAGGTCCTCGCCGCCCTCTCGGAGGTGCGCCCGTAAGGCTATTTGCTCCGGGGTAAAGTGAACCTCTGGCTTCGTCGGAATGTAGTCAGGAACGGAGTGTTTGATCTGCTGCACCAGCACAGGATAATACTGGCGCACAAGGGGGACGAGTTCTTCTAGGCCGTACCACCCAACCGCTTGCATCGCCACCGCTCGATTGATGATGTCGCCACCCGGCGCCACCGCCTGGCCCTGCTCGATAGCCTCACGGACTACCTTCAACCGTTCGTCGCGTGTAAGGTAATCCCACCGGATTCCCTGAATCCATGACCGACCGTCGGTCGACTGAGCAATAATATCCTCAAAAGGTCGAGGGTCGATCCACCGCCTATTCAGCGCCAGATACTGCTGCACCTCCATGCGCACATCACGTGATGACCTGAGCAACCCCTCCTCGATCGACGCCCGAAGAGCCGCCTCCCGCTCGACAGGGTCCTTGATTTTCGCGGCGTCTGCGACCCTCTGCTCCGCTGGCGAGAGGCTCACCTCGGGAATCGGGATTCCCGCAGCCATCACATTCGATAGAACAAACCCGGCGACCATGAGTAGAAAGTTTTTAGACTTCATGACGTAAACGCACCTCACTAAGGAACTAAGACCGTATATGTGACCGGAGACATCGAAGGATCGTTCAGAGCGCATGTCAAAGGCAGAGGGCTGACCCACGGCATAATGACGGCGCTGACGGAGAAGTTACTCTCGCCGGCGGTTACGGCGATCGCGGCCTCCCCCGAGTCATCGGTCCGAATGTAAGCGCTCGTAGAGGGCCCGATGAAGGCCCCGCTGGCGGGATCAACGCTGAACTTCACGATGGCCCCCGGCAATGGCGCCGTAGACCTGCTGTCGGAAGAAAACATGCTGACTCGCACGACGAGTGGGTTGGCCAACGTTTGGCCGGGCGCGCCATGCTGGTTGTCGCCGCTGACAATCTCAATGCTTGCAATTCCGCAGGTCAGGGTCGCTAGGCCATTGGCGCTGGTAAAACGCATGGAATTCCGCTCGAACACGGAACTCCAGGATTTCGGTGAAGCTGCGCTGATGTCGTAGCAAGTGTCCCCGCAATACTTCCCGTCCGGGTTGAGGCCGCCCTCTTCGATGCGACCGGAGTCGGCGAGTTCAGGTGAAGAGGCACGCGGGAAGGCTAGGAGGAAGTCTCCGTCAAAATCCGGATAGCTGCCCTGGTTTGTGGTGCTCAGGAGAAACTGCCAGGAGTGTCGGACCTCGTGAAGACACAGCTGCTGAAAGTACGCGCCGAGGGGACTCTCGCTACGAAATCCGAAGTAGTGGAGCACCGCGGATCTTTGGGGTTCGTGGCGCGTCGAGGGAGCATAGGGATTGAAGACGATGGTATGAGCCCCCAACGGATCGACATGCGCCGCCTGACCCGTGGCCTGAAGAGACCCTTCCGTGACACAGTCATCTTCGGTTAGCGGCGCGGGTATTCCGGCGGGGCCGCCCAGGCCCGCCACGGCCGCCGTCAGCTCACCGGTCGAGTCCGCCTGCCCGCCAAGACAGTCCCATGCCTTCTTTTCCATCCAGTCACGCACCGCGTTGGCTCCCGCTGACCACGCTCCGTTCGACTCTCGCGGGCGCGAGTATCCGCGTTCATCCACCCAGACGTTGACCGGGAAGATCTCTCCGGCTATCGGCAAGGTTGGATTGGAAGCCCCCAAGGGATCGAACGCTGGAACTGGCTGCAGCTGGGCACCTCCGGGTCCGACATAACCGCCGGGCGCAATGGGAGCGATGGTGCCATCATTTGCGACTCTCGCATCCGCGACGAGAGTTAGGGAAGTAGTAGCGGTGCCGCCGGTCATAGTGAGATAGCTCGGGTTCTCCCCCGGCCCCGGAGGTGTAATCGCACCGGTCGTGTCGAGCATCGTAGATCCATTCTTTCCGGCGTAGAACTGATCAGACTGCGAATCGTGATCGTAATTCGTATTCCGTATCTCAGCGATTCCCACAATTGCATTGGTCTTCTGAGGAGGGTCAGTCGGCTGGAACGGATTGACCGCCTGGATCTGAAGGTGAACAATCTCCGGCGACTGCGCGTCGTAGTCCGAACTTGTCGGGTCCCCGATCTCGGTCTCCTGCACCGTCCCGGCGTGGTCCGGATTCCCATCAGGTGCGTCGGTTAGCCCTGACCCGTCGCGCTTCATGATCCGGAGCCGCAGAACACCCGGAAACGCCGTCTTGGCAGAAAGCGTGGCCGATGACCCGCTCCCGATCTGCGCCGCGATGAGCCCGGTACCAAGGCCCACCGTCAGGTCAGGGGGCGCGACGGTATCCAGGGGCGTCGCCATGAGCTGGCCTCCCGACGGAGAGCTGGTGGGGACGGTCCTATGTTTCATATGTTAGTGACGGCATAAGCGACACCGATCCCGACGTCTGCTCCGCCCGAGGGGCCGAGAAATTCGCGGCCGCCCTGACGCGCGACCCGATTAGACACATTCGTAGGACCGTCCGCAAATATCCTCTTCGCGCCGGGTTCATCGCGGTCCGGGAAAACGCTTCTCGCTATCTCCATGGGGACGGAGGTAGCCTTTCTGGATGATGGGCGCTGAGATTTCGACGCGCCGCCGACGAGTCATCAGGATCCTCGGATGGGCGGGTGGTGTTCTGGCTTTCTGGGCCCTCCTCGGATTCGTCGTCGCGCCCCGAATCATTCGACCCCTTCTCGAGAGAAAGCTCTCGGAAAAGCTGCACAGGAGGGTCGCGGTCCGGAGTCTCGCGATCAATCCGTTCGCGCTTTCGGCCACCATCCGGGGCCTCTCCATGGGGGAACGGGCGGACCCGGGAACGTTCGCGAGCTTCGAGAGCCTCTACGTGAACCTGGAGGCCGTGTCGCTTCTGCGCGGCGGGCCCGTGATCCGCGAGGTGGACCTGGCATCCCCCCGCGTGTCGCTCGTGAGGCACGAAGACGGGACCTACAACGTTTCGGACCTGATCGAGGAGCTCGGGAAAGAGGAGCCCGGCAAGAAGCCCGCGCGCTTCTCGGTGAACAACATCCGGGTCACGGGAGGATCGCTCGATTTCGACGACCGGCCGAGGAAGACGAAGCAAGAGGTGACAGACCTGAACCTCGGGATTCCGTTCCTCTCGAACATTCCCTCCAGGATCGAGATCTTCACGCAGCCGGTCCTTTCGGCGAAGGTGAACGGGGCCTCGTTTGCCCTGCACGGCAGGACCAAGCCGTTCAGCGACTCGCGCGAGACGTCGGTCGACGTGGATCTGAAGGACGTGGACCTGCCGAGCTACCTCGCCTATCTGCCGGCAAAGCTGCCGGTCCGGCTGGCGGCGGGGCGTCTCGATGCGGGGCTGACGATCACTTTCGCGCAATCCCCCGGCCGGCCCAACGCTCTGTTCGTCTCCGGCAGCGCCTCGCTTCGGGACGGCTCGCTCGTTCACGAGGACCAGCCGCTCCTGTCGATCCGGAGTCTGCGCGCCGCGCTCGCCTCGTACGACGTATTCGGGAGCAGGATCAAGCTGACCTCGGTGACGGCGGTCGAGCCCGAGCTCCATCTCCGGAGAGACCGGAAGGGAGATTTCGAGATCGCCTCCGTGTTTGCGGCCGCCGGCGCGCCGGCCCCCCACGCCCGCAGAAAAACCGTCCCGCATGAGAAGCCGGCCGGCTTTGCCTACGAGGTCGGCGAGGTCCGCGTGGAGAACGGGACGATCGACTACGCCGACGCGTCGCTCGGAACGCCGTTCGAAACGAAGCTCGCCCCGGTCGGAATCTCCCTTCGCGGCCTCTCTTCGACGCCGGGCAAGCCGATGGCGCTTTCCATCACGGCGAAGAGCGACGCCGGCGAGACCGTCAAGCACGAGGGAACGTTCACGCTGAAGCCCTTCGCGGCCGAAGGATCGGTGGCGCTGGCCGGTCTGCCGTTGAGAAGGTACGCCCCGTGGTACGAGAGATCTCTCCTCGCCGACCTCGACGGAACGGTGGATCTCGAGGGCCGCTATAAGATCGCCGGCGGCCCCCGCGGCAACACGACGCTCTCCGGCCTTTCGGTCGGCATCCATGCGCTGAACGCGCGAAAGCGCGGCGCGCGAGAGCCCTTCCTCACGGTGCCCGCCGCAACGCTGGAAGGAGGGGAGCTGGACATGGCCGGGCGCGCCCTCGCCCTGGGGACGGTTTCGATTCCGGGAGGGTCCCTCGCCGTCCGGCGCGAGGCCGACGGCAGCATCGATCTCCAGAAATTGATCGGCGAAAGGTCTGCGAAAGCGAACGAATCAGCGACGGAGCCCGCGCCGGAGACTCCGGGGGCCGCCTCGCCGTGGAGGTTCTCGGTCACGAAGCTCTCTCTGGACAAATACACGTTCAAGATCGACGACCTCGCGTCCGGAAAGCCCGCTCACCTGGTCCTCTCGCCGACAAACGTCGTCCTCGAACACTTCGCCACCGCCGGGCCGGAGCATGGGGCCCTGTCGGCGAGCTTCCGGCTCAATCGAAAGGGGCTCGCCACCGCGAGCGGCGCGGTCGGCATTTCGCCGGTGTACGCCGATCTGAAGGTCCGCGTGAAGAACCTCGACCTCGTGCCGGTCGAGCCGTACATCCTTTCTCAGATCAAGCTGTCTCTGACCCGGGGCGTCCTGAACGGCTCCGGCACGCTGTCGTTCCGGCCCGGGCCCGGAGGGGCCGCCTCCGTCGTTTTCGCCGGCAACGCGGTGGCCGGAAACGTCGTCGCGGTCGAGGAGAAGAGCAAAGAAGATTTCCTCAGGTGGGAATCGGTCTCGGTGGACAGGATCAAGGCCGGATACAACCCGGTCTTCGTGTCGGCGAGGGCGCTCGATGCCGCCGGCGTCGTCTGCCACATCGGCATCTCCGAGGACGGCACGGTGAACCTGCGCGCGATCCTCGGCGGCCCGCCGGAGAAAGCCGAGGAGGACGCTGCCGGGGCCGAAGCGCCCGCCGCGGCGGGGATGGCCGCGGCGAAGGCAGCGACGGCCGCGCCACCGATTTCGGCGGCTCCTCCGCCGCCCGGAGCTCCCTCCCCCGCCGCTCCGGCGCAGCCTCCGACTCCCATTCGCGTGGACGCCGTCACGCTTCGGGACAGCACGATCCGGCTGACCGATCACTTCGTCAAGCCGAGCTTCTCGGCCGAGCTCGGGAACGTCGGGGGGCGGATCGACGGTCTCTCTTCGGTGGACGGGACGAAAGCGGAGGTGAACCTCCACGGCACATGGGGGGGAGCGTCGCCGATCGAGATCTCCGGCACCGTGAACCCGCTCGCGGCGGCTCTGTACGCCGCCCTCAAAGCGTCGTTCCGGGACATCGACCTCGTTCCGATGACGCCCTACTTCGGCAAGTACGCGGGCTACGCGGTGTCCCGGGGCAAGCTCACGATGACGGTCGAATACCGCGTCGAGAACCGGAAGCTCGAGGCGAAGAACAAGCTCGTGGTGGACCAGTTCACGTTCGGCGACAAGGTCGAAAGCCCCTCGGCGACGAAGCTGCCCGTCAGGCTCGCCGTCTCGCTCCTGAAAGACCGCAACGGCGTGATCGACCTCGATCTTCCGATCTCCGGCTCGCTCGACGACCCGAAGTTCAAGCTCGGCAGCATCATCTGGAAGGTGCTGGGAAATCTCATTTCCAAGGCCGCCACCTCGCCTTTCACGCTCCTCGGAAAATTGTTCGGCGGCGGGCAGGACCTCGGCACCGTCGAGTTCGAAGCCGGCCGCGACACGCTCGACCCGGCCGCGCGGCAGCGGCTCGACGCCCTGGCCACGGCTCTTCACGAGAGGCCGGCGTTGAAGCTCGAGGCCCGGGGCCGCATCGACGAGGCAAACGACGCCGAAGGACTGCGGCGGACGCGCTTCGAGCGCAAAGTCAAGGCGCAGAAAATGGACGAGCTGCTGAAGAAGGGCGCCGCCCCGCCGTCGCTCGACGACGTCGTCGTGCCGGCGCAGGAGTGGCCGGTCTTCCTCAAGAAGGCCTACAAGAAGGAAAAGTTCAAGAAGCCCCGGACGGCGCTCGGTTTCGCGAAGGATCTCCCGCCGGCCGAGATGGAGAAGCTCATGCTGGAGAACATCCCGGTCGCGCCGGAAGACCTGAGGCAGCTCGCGCTCTCCCGGGCGCAGGCCGTCAAGGCCTATCTCCTCGCCACGGGAAAGGTGGAGGCCGAAAGGATCTTCCTCGTCGAGCCCGGAACGGGCCCGGGCGAACCCAGGGAGAACGCGAAGGCCAGCCGTGTCGACTTCGTCCTGAAATGATGCGGGCTCCCGCGGCGATTCTCCTGATCGTCGCCGCCTCCGCGCTCGGCGCCGCAACTCCTCCCGGACCGACGGCCGACGAGGTCAACGACCGCAGCGTCCGGCCGCTCCTGACCGAGGGCGCCGCGGGAGCCGCCGTCGTCCGCCTGCAGGTGCTGCTCGACCGGGCGCATTACTCGCCGGGGGAGATCGACGGTCGTCTCGGCGGGAACACCGTTCGCGCGATCGCGGCGTTTCAGCGCGACCGTGAGATCGCCGAAGAGGGCGCCGGAACCGCGACCTGGGCGGCGCTCGACTCGGACGCCGCGCCGATCGTCGTTGCGTACACGCTGACGGAGCCGGACGTCGCGGGTCCGTTCTACCGGATCCCGCGAGACATGGTGCAGAAGTCCTTCCTTCCGGCGCTCGGCTGGCGGTCCGCGCTCGAAAAGTTGGCCGAGAATTTCCACGCGAGCCCGGTCCTGATCCAGGCGATCAACCCGAAGGCGCGGATCCGCGCGGGCGAGATCGTTTTCGTCCCGAGCGTTCACCGAGCGCCCCTTCCCCCTGCCGGACGGATCGTCGTCAGCGACTCCGATCTTTCGGTCTCCGCCTGGGACGAGGAAGGGCGTCTTTCCGCGCGCTATCCGGCGACCCTGCCGGGCCCGCACGACCCGCTGTGCTACGGGACCTGGAAGATCACCGAGATCCGGAAGAACCCGACATTCCACTACGACCCCTCCCTCTTCTGGGACGCCCGGCCGGGACACCGGAAGGCGACGCTTCCTCCCGGGCCCAACAGCCCGGTCGGGGTGGTCTGGCTCCAGCTCTCGGTTCCCAACTGCGGCATCCACGGGACTTCTGACCCCTCCCGGATCGGCTTGCGGGAATCCCACGGCTGCATCCGCCTGACGAACTGGGACGCCCGGGAGCTGTCGCTTTCGGTGGAAAAGGGAATACCGGTCGAGCTGAGGCGTTAACATTGTCGCCAATGCGTCGACTGTCCATCTTCCTCGGCCTCGCGCTGCTTCTGTGCGCTCTCGTGCGGACGGGATCGAGCCGCGGGATCGACCTCGCCTCGATCCGCGACGCGGGAGGAATCTCGGGCGCCGTTCGCGCTCTTTTCCTCACTCCCGAGGAGGCGGCGCGGCTCGAGCCGGAGAGCGCTCCGCCCCCCGGCGTCCATCCGATCGAAGGCAAGTCGGGTCTCTTCGAGGTGGTGCTCACACCCTTCTCCGCGAAGGTGAACGGGCGTCTCGGCCGTTACGAGCTCGGCCGCTGGCCCTATGAGGACGGCTCGACGCCGCTCTCGCCGGCCTACGCCGATCCGCGCGGGTTCGTCGAAGTGACGCCGGAGACGGCGAAGCTCCACGTTTCGGAGCACTTCACTCTCGGCGAGTTCGTCACGAAGAACCAGTCCAGCCTCTGGCCCAAGTACATCGTGCTCGAGCCGCGGCTCCTCGACAAGCTCGAGCTGACGATCGCGAAGTTGAACGAGACGGGGCATCCCGTCCGGAATTTCTTCGTGATGAGCGGATTCCGGACGCCCGAGTACAACGCGCTCGATCTGGGACCGAAGGCGCGCTCGAAGGTGTCGCGGCACATGTACGGCGACGCCGCCGACGTCTATCCGGACGACGACGGGAACGGAAACATCGACGACCTGAACCGCGACGGCCGCGTCGATCTCGCGGACGCGAAGATCCTCGCCGATGCCGCCGAGGCCGTCGAGCGCGAGCATCCGAGCCTCGTCGGCGGGATCGGGATCTATCCCGGCAACCGGGTCCACGGGCCGTTCGTCCACATCGACGTGCGCGGCAAGCGCGCCCGCTGGAACGGATAGAGCGAGCGATCGATCCGGCGGACCGGCCCGCCGGTCAGCTTCCGGCCGGTTTCTCCGGGTAGAGCTTTCCGAACTCCGGCAGGTCCTTGAGGAGATCCAGATCGGGATCGCGGCGCGCCCAATCGGCGTCCGTGAACCCGGCGTTCCAGGCCTTCGTCAGCGCGTCCATCCCTTCCGTCTTCCGGCCGAGCTTGCAGAAGGTGCACGCGGCGTTGTAGTGGACGGTCGCCTCGTTCGGGCGAAGCAGCATCGCGAGGTTCGCCTCGCGCATGGCGTCGTCCGCCCGGTTTTCGTCGGCATAGTCCGAGGAGAGCAGGATGCGCGCCCGCGCGTCCTCCGGGACCTCCCGGATGTGGTTCTCGAGGACCTGCATCCGGCGAAGGCGCACGTTCCTCTTGGCTTCGAGCTTTCCCAGAGCGCCGAGCGAGTTCAT is part of the Thermoanaerobaculia bacterium genome and harbors:
- a CDS encoding L,D-transpeptidase family protein; amino-acid sequence: MRAPAAILLIVAASALGAATPPGPTADEVNDRSVRPLLTEGAAGAAVVRLQVLLDRAHYSPGEIDGRLGGNTVRAIAAFQRDREIAEEGAGTATWAALDSDAAPIVVAYTLTEPDVAGPFYRIPRDMVQKSFLPALGWRSALEKLAENFHASPVLIQAINPKARIRAGEIVFVPSVHRAPLPPAGRIVVSDSDLSVSAWDEEGRLSARYPATLPGPHDPLCYGTWKITEIRKNPTFHYDPSLFWDARPGHRKATLPPGPNSPVGVVWLQLSVPNCGIHGTSDPSRIGLRESHGCIRLTNWDARELSLSVEKGIPVELRR
- a CDS encoding DUF748 domain-containing protein codes for the protein MGAEISTRRRRVIRILGWAGGVLAFWALLGFVVAPRIIRPLLERKLSEKLHRRVAVRSLAINPFALSATIRGLSMGERADPGTFASFESLYVNLEAVSLLRGGPVIREVDLASPRVSLVRHEDGTYNVSDLIEELGKEEPGKKPARFSVNNIRVTGGSLDFDDRPRKTKQEVTDLNLGIPFLSNIPSRIEIFTQPVLSAKVNGASFALHGRTKPFSDSRETSVDVDLKDVDLPSYLAYLPAKLPVRLAAGRLDAGLTITFAQSPGRPNALFVSGSASLRDGSLVHEDQPLLSIRSLRAALASYDVFGSRIKLTSVTAVEPELHLRRDRKGDFEIASVFAAAGAPAPHARRKTVPHEKPAGFAYEVGEVRVENGTIDYADASLGTPFETKLAPVGISLRGLSSTPGKPMALSITAKSDAGETVKHEGTFTLKPFAAEGSVALAGLPLRRYAPWYERSLLADLDGTVDLEGRYKIAGGPRGNTTLSGLSVGIHALNARKRGAREPFLTVPAATLEGGELDMAGRALALGTVSIPGGSLAVRREADGSIDLQKLIGERSAKANESATEPAPETPGAASPWRFSVTKLSLDKYTFKIDDLASGKPAHLVLSPTNVVLEHFATAGPEHGALSASFRLNRKGLATASGAVGISPVYADLKVRVKNLDLVPVEPYILSQIKLSLTRGVLNGSGTLSFRPGPGGAASVVFAGNAVAGNVVAVEEKSKEDFLRWESVSVDRIKAGYNPVFVSARALDAAGVVCHIGISEDGTVNLRAILGGPPEKAEEDAAGAEAPAAAGMAAAKAATAAPPISAAPPPPGAPSPAAPAQPPTPIRVDAVTLRDSTIRLTDHFVKPSFSAELGNVGGRIDGLSSVDGTKAEVNLHGTWGGASPIEISGTVNPLAAALYAALKASFRDIDLVPMTPYFGKYAGYAVSRGKLTMTVEYRVENRKLEAKNKLVVDQFTFGDKVESPSATKLPVRLAVSLLKDRNGVIDLDLPISGSLDDPKFKLGSIIWKVLGNLISKAATSPFTLLGKLFGGGQDLGTVEFEAGRDTLDPAARQRLDALATALHERPALKLEARGRIDEANDAEGLRRTRFERKVKAQKMDELLKKGAAPPSLDDVVVPAQEWPVFLKKAYKKEKFKKPRTALGFAKDLPPAEMEKLMLENIPVAPEDLRQLALSRAQAVKAYLLATGKVEAERIFLVEPGTGPGEPRENAKASRVDFVLK